The region AATTACcatatttttgttaatatatTATAGGAAGAGATTATACATGAGTCACTACATGAGAAGAAAAGAAGGCGTGAGATGGAAGACCGTGTCAGTAAGTATCTCTTTTAATCTTTTACTTGAAGTATGTGTAGTACTAGGTACAGGATTGATTATGTAATGTTCCTTCAACATAAAATTTTCTCCAACTTTAGAGCAGCGCGTGATGAGCTTGAAAAGATTGGAAAGAGAGGATGATCAAGATAGTGTAGCTGCAAAGCTTATTGACCAAATTAAAGCTATGAAGATTCAGAGATTTCAACTTGCAATGGAAATTAAGGTTAATTGCTCTTTTTAATGTTTCTGTTTGGTGATGCCTCTTAAGCTATGATTAGATCCTAAGAGAGTAAGTTTGGTATCTCAGATGTATGTACCTTTACTGTTTTTCTCTTTTCTGTCAGAATTTACTTATTGATGCTGTGGCTCTCCGGCGAAGTTATGCTGAACAAAACATGGCATCCCTCGAACTTGCGCTGAAGGTACTTATTTTGGGTGCTATTTTGTGTAAATCAAAGTAATGATGAACAGCAAAAATGGaagtaaaataaacaataaaaacatTCAAGTACAATAGCTATAATAGTCAGAGCATTGCCGGAAGTCAGTGATCCGTGTGAGTGGAAGTGGCGTGAGTGGAAGAACTATTAGGGCCTGTGTGTAGAAAGCCACTCTATTTGGATTTGAGTGTTACTGAATGTAACACTAGGTCACATAATGTAACACAATTTCACATGTTTGTCTGACCAAGTATTACTTGGTCAGCATGGAATTGGGTGTAATTGAAGGGGGGTGATTACACTCCAGTTCTCGAGGGTGATGTGAGAATTATAGGTAATTACGGGGTaacttttgaaattctttttttcttcaatgatATTTCATTTTACacttatactccctccgtttaaaaaagaatgacctactttgacttggcacaaagtttaagaaaataaagaagacttttgaatcttgtggccttaaattaaagttgtgtcaaatgtaccaaaataccctttaatcttgtggtcctaaacatgccatatggaaagttgaaactaaagtattgtcaaaaaagaaaaggggtcattttttttgaaacgaactaaaaaggaaagcaggtcattctttttgaaacggagggagtacttgaTTTGCAACTTCTTACattttctttttgtccttttACCCTCTCTATGAGTTTCTatattttaaatatcttatttcttttcttttttctttttgttgaaatTAATATTCTATCTAACGAATATGTTAAAGATTGATAGTTTGAAAATaattatgtgttgttgttataagctttataataataataataataatagtaattgtaattatatttcttttatgtaatttatgtGGCAGATAGATCgataaataatgtttttatccttgtatattattatattataattttttaaagataaaactGTCAATGTAACATTTTTATCATGTAGAAGCTAGATATATGAAACTAAGCCTTTTATTCCCTACTTGAAAAGGGTTTCTGCTACTATTTCTCCTGTTTActgtttagttcagttatttttttttagtttcaacatAAGATGTGCTAAAAGAAAATTCTCTcaaatgattatttattttaaattgtttgaaaaaaaaattattttttaaaatacttaagaattaataatatttagtatttcTTACACGCTGATTTGAaaatgtttatttgatttttgatagTTAACActtattttaaaagatattttactaTGTAATTGACTTGCATTTCTAAAGATGACTATGGGCAGAGGCGAGCTAGGATTTTTGTTCAGGGGGTTCGAAAAAAAGTAAGCATGTTAAGAGCGTTGACAAAGAGAgtgatttaaaaagaaaaaaagtaaagaaggGCTTGAAGTTAAAAAGACAAGCAAAATCACATCCAGTGAGGCTCGATCTTCGATCTTGGACATGATAGAGAACTTTGAACACCCTTAGCCACTGCACTACACACTAGTGATGTGTTAAGGGGGGtttaatatgtaatatatatacgTAACCTGCAAATTCAACCCCATATATGCAGTGTCATTTTCGGGTGAGGGGGGTTCAGATGAACCCCCTGAACCACATGTGGGTCCGCTCATGACTATGGGAACTACACAATCAAtttgttttggattattttatatattttctggTTCCCCCTTTGTTTGCTTTATCGACTTTTGAAGCAAACAAATTAGGAACTTCTTTTGCTAGGGTAACTTCGAATAGTTTGTGTAATAATTTGCAAACTTTTCTCGGGTGACCACTATTATCCGTACTGCTGCTTCTACTAGCACTACTTTTTGTATAGATGCATAGTAtatctatttaaaatatatattttcaaccCCCCAAAAATTATGTTATTGCGAACAAACAAATCTTTGTAATTACTAGATAGTGTAATTACTACCCTAGTAATGAAGTTGCTTCAAACATGCCTTATATTGCTTGGATGCGATGATCTGGGGGCTACCACAATGGAATTGAAAAGAAGGAATAGAATAAGGAGACAAGGACTGATTAAGAGGAAAGAGTCACTTACTAGATTGCAAAAGTTTTGACCCTACATTCCTGAAGAAAATTTAACAATCAAGATAAGTAACGTCTCACTGATATACCTTTAATGAGATACCGTTTTGTATATAAAACTACTTGAACTTTGTCGATAGGAGTGCTGATCTCTAAACAATGTTATCAAAGGTGTGGTTAGAGCGCACTTAAACCATAAAGCTAGACTCAAAACCGTGTTGAGCGCTTTGCGCGTTAGTGCTGTCATCAATGTTCTAACGCATACTTCTCGTCGCCAATGAGCCTCTTCTGACGATGggacactaaacaattgatatttcactttattgtaattttttgaatttctttgttcatatatGTGTTATTCATGTCTAtgattattagtcttggactgaacatatatttttatatttttcttggtaaaGTAAGAAATTGCATTGATAAGTGATCAAGTAGATGCAGAATTACAAAAGATAGCAAAAGTAGGTTAGCTCCTATACAAAGTCCAAAAAATTATCCAGACTATTCATAGATGTGTGAAAAAAACAGCTAAATGGACTAATTAGacaaatgaatgaattatttttctttttgtttatcacAAATTGTCTGTCAATGCAAATCAAATGTAATCGTGATGGTCCGCATTGTTGTATCTGGTCtctctttttctaaaataaactGATTGATAGCAGGAATTTTGGGATTTTTAGCATTATTAGCAGTTGAAAGCAGTCTGACAAGCCAAGGCCGACTTCATCGGACATAaaatctcttcttttttcttcttaattaatAGATTGATACCAGGAATATGGCCTTAGTTGTTGAAGTACGCACCTTTTTGCATTACTGGCAGTTGAAA is a window of Capsicum annuum cultivar UCD-10X-F1 unplaced genomic scaffold, UCD10Xv1.1 ctg78174, whole genome shotgun sequence DNA encoding:
- the LOC124894896 gene encoding structural maintenance of chromosomes protein 5-like; translation: MEDRVKQRVMSLKRLEREDDQDSVAAKLIDQIKAMKIQRFQLAMEIKNLLIDAVALRRSYAEQNMASLELALKVKEMEANVKHQEKFAMQASLHYEYCKKETEEYRRQLEAAKRHAESVAIITPELEQAFCEVCFLLVNMGKI